A portion of the Paenibacillus marchantiae genome contains these proteins:
- the cydS gene encoding cytochrome bd oxidase small subunit CydS: MLPNKLFIMLPRLLLSSDEGVRGIPGITGLSFFETFTIMYAPPLIIVAAIAFLFVYLAKCKNPKD, from the coding sequence ATGCTTCCCAACAAGCTGTTCATCATGCTTCCACGGTTACTTCTCAGCTCTGACGAGGGAGTGAGGGGTATTCCCGGTATAACGGGATTAAGTTTTTTTGAGACCTTTACGATTATGTACGCCCCGCCACTGATTATCGTGGCTGCAATTGCGTTTTTGTTCGTCTACTTGGCGAAGTGCAAAAATCCAAAGGATTGA
- a CDS encoding ABC-F family ATP-binding cassette domain-containing protein has translation MISTSGITLRYGKRALFEDVNIKFTPGNCYGLIGANGAGKSTFLKILSGEIESNSGEVHITPGERMAVLKQNHFEYDEYQVLETVIMGHSRLYAIMKEKDTLYAKADFTEEDGLRAGELEGEFAELNGWDAEPDAAALLIGLGIDRDMHEKKMVELSGNEKVRVLLAQALFGRPNNLLLDEPTNHLDLESIQWLENFLMDYEGTVIVVSHDRHFLNKVCTHIADIDFGKIQLYVGNYDFWYESSQLALALQRDANKKKEEKIKDLQAFIQRFSANASKSKQATSRKKQLDKITLDDLRPSNRKYPFINFKPEREAGKQLLTVDRINKTIDGVNMLNDLSFVVNKGDKIAFVGPNGNAKSLLFDILMGETEADSGEYTWGITTTQAYFPKDNSKYFDGVDMSLVDWLRQYSKDQDETYLRGFLGRMLFSGEESLKKASVLSGGEKVRCMLAKMMQTGANALILDEPTNHLDLESITALNNGMIDFDGTMLFTSHDHQFIQTIANRIIEITPNGVIDRQMSYDEYLESDEIKELRNKMYPVEA, from the coding sequence ATGATCAGTACAAGCGGCATCACGCTTCGCTACGGAAAACGTGCACTCTTTGAAGATGTGAATATCAAATTCACACCAGGCAACTGTTACGGCCTGATCGGCGCCAATGGAGCCGGCAAATCAACATTTTTGAAAATTTTGTCCGGTGAAATTGAATCGAACTCGGGAGAGGTGCACATCACCCCGGGCGAACGCATGGCCGTATTGAAGCAAAACCACTTCGAATATGATGAATATCAAGTGCTCGAAACGGTAATTATGGGCCACAGTCGCCTCTATGCCATTATGAAAGAGAAAGATACGCTGTATGCCAAAGCGGACTTCACTGAAGAAGACGGCCTGCGTGCCGGAGAGCTTGAAGGCGAGTTTGCTGAGCTGAACGGTTGGGATGCTGAGCCGGATGCAGCGGCACTCTTGATCGGTCTGGGTATCGATCGTGATATGCATGAGAAGAAAATGGTTGAACTGAGCGGTAACGAAAAAGTTCGTGTCCTACTTGCACAAGCCTTGTTTGGTCGTCCAAACAACCTGTTGCTCGATGAGCCTACCAACCACTTGGATCTCGAATCCATTCAATGGCTGGAAAACTTCCTCATGGACTATGAAGGTACCGTTATTGTAGTATCCCATGACCGTCACTTCCTGAACAAAGTATGTACACACATTGCAGATATTGATTTCGGTAAAATCCAGCTGTACGTAGGTAACTACGATTTCTGGTATGAATCCAGCCAATTGGCACTTGCTTTGCAACGTGATGCTAATAAGAAAAAAGAAGAGAAGATTAAAGACTTGCAAGCCTTTATTCAACGCTTCTCGGCGAATGCTTCCAAATCGAAGCAAGCGACTTCGCGTAAGAAACAACTCGACAAAATCACGCTGGATGACCTTCGTCCATCAAACCGTAAGTATCCGTTTATCAACTTCAAACCTGAGCGTGAAGCCGGTAAACAATTGTTGACCGTTGACCGTATCAACAAAACAATTGATGGTGTGAACATGCTGAATGATCTCAGCTTTGTGGTGAATAAAGGGGATAAGATTGCCTTTGTTGGCCCGAACGGTAATGCCAAATCATTGTTGTTTGATATCCTTATGGGTGAAACAGAAGCGGATAGTGGCGAATACACTTGGGGTATCACTACAACCCAGGCTTATTTCCCGAAAGACAACTCCAAATATTTTGACGGAGTAGATATGAGTCTCGTGGACTGGCTTCGTCAATATTCCAAAGATCAGGATGAAACGTACCTGCGTGGATTCTTGGGTCGTATGTTGTTCTCAGGCGAGGAATCCCTGAAAAAAGCAAGTGTACTCTCCGGGGGAGAGAAAGTTCGTTGTATGTTGGCGAAAATGATGCAAACAGGCGCTAACGCTCTGATTCTAGATGAGCCAACGAACCACTTGGATCTGGAGTCCATTACCGCACTGAACAACGGTATGATTGATTTTGACGGCACCATGCTGTTTACATCCCATGACCATCAGTTCATTCAAACCATCGCTAACCGGATTATTGAAATCACGCCAAACGGCGTTATTGATCGCCAAATGAGCTATGATGAGTACCTGGAAAGTGACGAAATTAAAGAATTGCGTAACAAAATGTATCCGGTAGAAGCTTAA
- a CDS encoding cytochrome d ubiquinol oxidase subunit II, whose translation MSFEIAGIAILWTFLFGYLIVASIDFGAGFFSFYSILTGHENKIHNIIQRYLSPVWEVTNVFLIFFVVGLVGFYPDSAFYYGTALLVPGSLAIVLLAIRGVYYAYNTYGNNGQNSRIYMALYGATGLLIPAVFSTILAISEGGIIEQVGDQVFFRWREFLTNPYTWSVVLLALVSVLYISAMFLSYYAKRAEDETAFEVLREYALLWSLPTIFASFLAFLQINKQNPAHFEQMLNISWMFIASFICFVIAVSLVWKRKYLGWCFIAVMLQFAFAWYGYGRSHLPYILYPYINIFDSFTNKTMGIALITAFSLGLLVLIPSLVLIMKLFLFDANYVRGNAGKKKG comes from the coding sequence TTGAGCTTTGAAATTGCAGGCATCGCGATCTTGTGGACGTTTCTGTTTGGATATCTGATCGTGGCTTCGATTGATTTTGGGGCCGGATTTTTCAGCTTTTACAGCATATTAACCGGACACGAGAACAAAATCCATAACATTATTCAGCGCTATCTCTCACCCGTGTGGGAAGTGACGAATGTGTTTCTGATCTTTTTTGTTGTTGGTCTGGTCGGATTTTATCCGGATAGCGCTTTTTATTATGGGACAGCGCTGCTTGTTCCAGGTTCATTAGCGATTGTGCTGCTTGCGATCCGGGGCGTGTACTACGCCTATAATACCTATGGGAACAATGGTCAGAACAGCCGGATTTACATGGCATTGTATGGAGCGACGGGATTGCTGATTCCGGCGGTGTTTTCCACCATTTTGGCGATATCCGAAGGTGGAATTATTGAGCAGGTGGGTGATCAGGTATTTTTTCGCTGGCGTGAGTTTTTGACGAATCCGTATACCTGGTCTGTTGTATTGCTTGCACTGGTAAGTGTGCTCTATATCTCAGCGATGTTTCTTTCCTACTATGCCAAGCGGGCGGAGGATGAGACTGCGTTTGAAGTTCTTCGGGAGTATGCACTCTTATGGAGTCTGCCTACGATTTTTGCCAGCTTTCTGGCATTTTTACAGATTAACAAACAGAATCCCGCACACTTTGAGCAGATGTTAAATATCTCATGGATGTTTATCGCATCTTTTATCTGTTTTGTGATCGCCGTCTCGCTGGTATGGAAACGTAAATATTTGGGCTGGTGTTTTATCGCCGTGATGCTGCAGTTCGCCTTTGCCTGGTACGGCTATGGGCGCTCACATCTTCCATACATTCTGTATCCGTACATTAATATTTTCGACAGCTTTACGAACAAGACGATGGGTATTGCGCTCATTACGGCGTTCAGCCTGGGACTGCTGGTGCTCATTCCTTCACTCGTGCTCATTATGAAGCTGTTTCTGTTTGATGCCAATTATGTGCGAGGTAATGCTGGCAAAAAGAAAGGATGA
- a CDS encoding MBL fold metallo-hydrolase, which produces MPKIRYNNIDNVSTDKTLKEFKQWREQRRSKVKDYSYTVPKHPPELDYLHANRAETTITWIGHSTFFIQYHGLNIVTDPVWAEKMGFQRRLGAPGIPIQDIPPLDVILISHSHYDHLHLASLRKLVTAKTLLIVPDGLKRKMVRKGFHRCHEMKWWEHITLGGVKITFVPAQHWTRRTLFDTNTSHWGGYVLEQNHPAVIPSEESAATSEGHGHEISRAAGTDESIEASADQSSGGPPIIYFVGDTGYFQGFKTIGERFDIGVTLMPIGAYDPEWFMTSQHVTPEEALQGFVETGSQLMVPMHYGTFKLADDTPKEALDRMEVERERLGINAERIRVLGHGETLRIRHEESKQD; this is translated from the coding sequence ATGCCGAAAATCCGTTATAACAACATTGATAATGTAAGTACGGACAAAACGCTGAAGGAATTCAAGCAATGGAGGGAGCAACGGCGCAGCAAAGTTAAGGATTATTCCTACACCGTGCCCAAGCACCCACCTGAACTGGATTATCTGCACGCCAACCGGGCTGAAACCACGATTACCTGGATTGGTCATTCCACGTTTTTCATTCAATATCATGGACTAAACATCGTGACAGACCCGGTCTGGGCGGAAAAAATGGGGTTTCAGCGCAGACTCGGTGCCCCTGGCATTCCGATTCAGGATATTCCGCCTCTGGATGTCATTTTGATCTCGCATTCACACTATGATCATTTGCATCTCGCATCGCTGCGGAAGTTGGTCACAGCCAAGACACTGCTCATCGTTCCCGATGGTCTCAAGCGCAAAATGGTGCGCAAAGGTTTCCATCGGTGTCATGAGATGAAGTGGTGGGAACATATTACGCTTGGCGGGGTCAAAATAACCTTTGTACCCGCGCAGCACTGGACACGCCGAACCCTATTTGATACCAACACGTCCCATTGGGGCGGTTATGTATTGGAACAAAATCACCCGGCAGTCATTCCGTCGGAGGAGAGTGCCGCGACGAGCGAAGGACATGGTCATGAAATTTCCCGAGCAGCAGGAACGGATGAGTCAATAGAGGCATCGGCTGATCAATCTTCTGGCGGTCCGCCAATCATTTATTTTGTAGGGGATACAGGATACTTTCAGGGATTCAAAACGATTGGAGAACGCTTCGACATCGGTGTTACCCTGATGCCAATCGGTGCGTACGACCCGGAATGGTTCATGACATCCCAGCATGTGACGCCGGAAGAAGCGTTGCAGGGATTTGTAGAAACGGGTTCCCAGCTTATGGTTCCCATGCATTATGGAACATTTAAGTTAGCGGATGACACACCTAAGGAAGCGCTGGATCGAATGGAAGTTGAACGAGAACGACTTGGAATCAACGCAGAGCGCATTCGGGTGCTCGGACATGGGGAAACATTGCGTATTCGACACGAAGAAAGCAAACAGGACTAA